From Carassius carassius chromosome 15, fCarCar2.1, whole genome shotgun sequence:
attattatatcattttagattattaattttaatttacatattatttaacTGTATATATTACATAGTAATATATTCCTATGTATAAGTAGAAACATAtcagtattaaaatgtattaactattaattcattattaattcattataatacatattagtcattattgtgatatttttatattaaactattagtaatattactaatataaattataaaataataattagtttgtttttaattaataattattacttttatttgttaaattaaaatgtattaatattatattatattatattattatattatatatttattgttattgtagtgttgttattttaatcatttattcattcgttaAAATTAATAAaggtttttatatttgtatagttgttaatatgtttttattaatacactGTTATCGCTTAAGATTAGTCCAAAAGTAATAATTGCTATGTCGTTAACTAATGAGGTTCTTGTATCCTCACAGCCATCCTGGGAATGTACACACTCATGAGCAACAAGCAATATTATGATGCCCTGAACACCAACTGGCAAGATTGCCAACACAGAAGGCATCAACAGTATGTATACATACAGCACATTTAAACCACACAATTTCCATTTTTCcagatttttccatttttgttgaaTTTACTGAATGTCAATTCAGCATATACAATTGTTCCATGTCATAAGTTGCTCTATACTCTTTTAGGTGTAGTGAAACCAGATGTATATAAGATCTATCCCGAGAGAGCCTCCTAATGACACAGATGTGGAGGATACTCTTCGCTGCATCCAGAAAAATGACAATAGGCTGACAGAGGTCAACCTCAACAACATCCCGGTAAACATGACAACTGTACTCACACCTCAATCAGCGTAATTATGATCACATTACAGACTGTATTATCACAATTAATCACAAGAATTGATGTATTTCTGTGCATGAGCAGAATGGGGTAGTAATGACTGTTTGTGTTGATGTAGGACATTCCCATCCCAACCCTGAAAGGAATTTTTGAGGCTATGAAGCGAAACACACATGTGTTAATCCTCAGCATTGCTGGGACACGCAGTAATGACCCCATGGCCTATGTAAGACCTGAAGCCTGTGCTTTtgatatttcattcattcattgcttCTTTGCTTCAGTCTCATATTTTTCTGCATGCAAGTCTGAAGAAGTATGTCTTGGATTTAATGAAAACTTTCTGTTTAGTTATATATACTAAATTTCATCAGTTTTGAGTCAGATTTATAAAAAGAAtaggaaattaatacatttttcagcaaggatgctttaaattgatcaaaagtgtcaagaaaagatttctatttcaaataaatggtgatttttttaaaatctggACAAAAcacactgtttccacaaaaatattaagcagcacaactgttttcagcattggtaacaagaaatgtttcttgagcagcaattccGCCTGCTACAAGGATCACATGACACCAGAGTAATGTTGTAATGGCtgctgatatatatattaatatatatatatatatatatatatatatatatatatatatatatatatatatatatatatatatatatatatatatatatatatatatctgtcaatatgggtgctgtgtgtacatttatgaggaaaagaaaagaacataAATGatttctactaaatactgagcaaagggtctgaatagttaggaccatgtgatatttcagtttttcttttttaagaaatgtgcaaaaatgtcaacaattctgtgtttttctgtcaatatggggtgctattcaacaaagagtgaaaaatgtaagggggtctgaatactttccgtacccactatatattactgtatttttgaatgatgcaggcttggtgagcataagagacagaaatgaccccaaactttggacTAATCTATAGTTATTCTAAATTTTCTAAATGTATTGTGGTAATGATGGAGAGCTGATGTCAGTTGTTTCTCTTGAGTCAGGCTATAGTGGAGATGTTACAGTCCAACACTACCCTGCAGAGCCTCAACATTGAGTCCAACTTCATTACTGCACAAGGCATGATGGCCATCGTCAAGTCACTGCAAGAAAACTCCACTCTGACTGAGATTAAGATCGACAACCAAGTAAAAAtgaaattgtttgtgtgtgttcttacAGAGACAGACACTGGGTGACTCAGTTGAGATGGAGATTGCAACCATGTTGGAGAACAATCCTAGCATCATAAAAATTGGTTATAACTTCACTCAGCAGGGCCCATGTGCAAGAGCTGCAGTGTCCATCACCAGAAACAATGATATCCGTGAGTGGATTCTCATattattttctcaaatattgcagcTTGTCTTTTTCTGTAGCTGAAACAGGaacattttttcattcattttgatgTTTGTTGCTACATTAAACttgatattttttgtatatatccCATCTCCAGTTCGTCAGCAGAGAGTAAGTTGAAAAGAGGATGGAGTTTATTTCATTTAGGAGATATCAGAGTTCTCCATGTTAACTTTTGGAGTCCTACAGACGCTCCAGTAACAGCCAGGACAACCTCTACAGATATGCTTTCACCATTCGCCATCGGCCATTGTGGATATCACCATTGCCAGCTTGATAAGACTTCATAGCTTTCTGTGGATTTCATCAAATCAAAAGCTCTGATCTAATAAAATTGACCTGCTCCTTAATACCTCAGTTTGCAAACTTGAAAAAGACACCAGTTGCTCAGTTCATTTTCTGGTAATATGGTGCTCCCACAAAggtgttttgtaaatatttgaaataaaatattacattctaTATTGTCTAATCAGACTTCAAAGTTTCATAAAATTGCAATATCATCATTTAATACAAGTTTGTACTATCAAAACACTGACATACACTACcactcaaattattattatttttttaattttattcagcaaggatgcattatactgatcaaaaacaacagcaaatacatttttaaacattgttaCAGAAAACTAATGTTgcaaataaattgttcttttgaacattctgttcATCAAACAGAAAAACGCATCACAGATTCCACAAAATAAGTAAGCAGTGCTAATCTTCAACCTTGATaaaaagaatcatgtgacactgaatgattactgaaaattcagctctgccatcacaggaataaccccccccccaccccccacacatacatttttcttaaataaatacagctttgctgAGGGCTTCTTTCAGCAACTTTTAAAAAGTCTTACCTGCCCCGTATTTTTGAACAGTACTGTCATTTCAAAGCAGATGCTCCCAGCAGACTCACAGTACAAAActtcttcattttcatttgtaGATCTGGACTCTGTAACAGTTTAGATTAGATTTAGATGATGCATTATTGAATTAATAGAATTGAGATAAAATAATGTATGATTCATGTTATAACTTTGATTATATGTTGACCCAAAACCAGAGGCACAAAACAAATGGAACTATTCAATATCCAATGGCACGACTTCCTGCTCTCCCTCCACCAACACTACGTATTTTTACACACAAACCACTCAGTCATGAAACCCAGTCTCATGGGTTTGTGTGTTACAAAGCTCCAAATACACCACCTTCCTCGAGAAGTTCTATgctaaaataaagacaaatatatatgtagagctttttttattttacatgtgtGACAGGTGTAGAAGTTACTTAAGAAGATTTTGGTGGCTGTCTTAACTCTATAGGCCTGCTTCAGAATGTGGAAAACTAATGGCATTTGGCAAAGGATCCACAGAACGACCCATCCGTTCCACATTCTGTGGAACAGATATTCATcatacaaatgtaaaattttaaatatttgtgaaaatattcCACTTGATTCAACACCATGAGGTCACAACCTCCTCACTTTATTCACATAGAAATATGACAATGTTAGTTCAGAAACTGTTTCAACAAGATGGCAAGTAGTACATGGTACTAATACAATTTGCAAACTCTTTTCCAGAAAGGATGTCTTGAAGTTTCCACCTTATTGTATATAAAGTATGTCACAGAGGCATGGAGGTAAAAGATGTCATGTGAGAGCTGTGTCTATCAAGACAATATCATCATCTCCTATGCAGTTCAGTTTAAATGCATCCTGAAGCATTGGCAGTTGCTGAACAGTATTGAGTCTGCTATGAAGATTCACTGCTAGGAGGTAACTGATCCGGTTCTTCTTCATCCGAGTCGAACTCGGCGTTCTCATCTTTAACCCATTTACCACTTCTGTCCTGCAGCCATCCAGAACTGGAACAGACAAGTGAGAAAGAAGGGGTATAATTGATTGAGAGATAATCTACGAGAAGCACACAGTTATTTAACCATTTGCGAGAATGAaatgtaatgctatatttctccaaatctcatCTACTAGCATGGCCTGAGAGGGCAagtcattttcagcaaatgttcatttttgggtgaactattggtTTAATATCGATTTGGATGTAAGCATCAGACCTATAGTCAGAATGTGAGATAAATGTGAGTCACTGTGTCAAGTGTTGTCATACCTTTTTAATTTGAGGTAGTGTTCCAGTTCTTTGCGTCTCTGCTCTGTTATAGGCTCACACTCAGTGCTGGATCCCTTCTTCCCCTTCTTTTTCTCTTCTTTCCCTTGAGTCTGTCCCTGATGCACTACAAATGACAATTAACACAATGCACGTGGAAAATTAAAAGCATAAGCACAAAATGTCTACTGCCTTCAAATAAAGATATTTGTTGTACCTGATGTGCTACTTGTTGATATGGAGTCAATACTTCCTGTCCTAATGGACAAATGAGTTGAGGAGTTGATATTGTTGATTTGATCTTTTTTGTCTTCTTGGCCACATCCTGATGATTCCAATCGTTCACTTTATGAATGTAGAAATAGATCAAATGAATgtgcaaaaaaatgtattcattaatcAATGAAACTAAAAAGACACAAACAGCCTAGCG
This genomic window contains:
- the scnm1 gene encoding sodium channel modifier 1 isoform X2, with translation MKNGRYSCLVCSHRPVFDTVDMLMVHRKGKRHLEGMKWFYGKKNQLKHEIDKRRHQDYVKAEDERQEPSSSAPLLSETRKITHHALLRTAPYSSCHRKASERLESSGCGQEDKKDQINNINSSTHLSIRTGSIDSISTSSTSVHQGQTQGKEEKKKGKKGSSTECEPITEQRRKELEHYLKLKSSGWLQDRSGKWVKDENAEFDSDEEEPDQLPPSSESS